One genomic segment of Chelonia mydas isolate rCheMyd1 chromosome 1, rCheMyd1.pri.v2, whole genome shotgun sequence includes these proteins:
- the LOC102940087 gene encoding LOW QUALITY PROTEIN: apolipoprotein L6 (The sequence of the model RefSeq protein was modified relative to this genomic sequence to represent the inferred CDS: substituted 1 base at 1 genomic stop codon): MASETFSSYEENTDDHDFQYDGSLGISELLQEKIYSEELQSLFPEGYNYEEMLRDVMDLERSEGIIPWEESASEDIMVFLKQFPDQRKEIEKCIQCLKDMADSIDETHKNCTIANMAANSTSLASGILTILGLTLAPLTAGGSLALTATGIGLGAAAAATSISVSIYENVSNLKERSKANDLLVECQSNLKTLSLPDEVDFRPKFSPKSEAMVEHLKPVLSTASKIPGVVYKSVKGIRTNVRAFKVVKANPGLKALAKRLTTAGSAARNSAKGTKQVXKALGGTTLAMSKGARVFGAAAAGVFVLFDAYSLVKDSIHLTEGAKAEAAADIREKASHLEKDLQNLSELYEELKGMVYQ, encoded by the exons ATGGCCTCGGAAACATTCAGTTCTTACGAAG AAAACACTGATGACCATGATTTTCAATATGACGGCAGCCTGGGGATCTCAGAGCTTTTGCAGGAGAAAATATATAGTGAGGAGCTGCAGAGCTTGTTTCCTGAGGGGTACAACTATGAGGAAATGTTGCGGGATGTGATGGACCTTGAGAG GTCTGAAGGAATCATCCCCTGGGAAGAGAGTGCCAGTGAAGATATCATGGTCTTTCTGAAGCAGTTCCCTGACCAGAGAAAGGAGATAGAGAAGTGTATCCAGTGCCTTAAGGATATGGCAGACAGCATTGATGAGACCCATAAGAACTGTACCATTGCCAACATGGCTGCGAACTCCACGAGCCTGGCGTCCGGCATCTTGACCATCCTTGGGCTGACCTTAGCACCACTGACGGCAGGGGGGAGTTTGGCTCTCACGGCAACTGGGATTGGCCTaggggcggcagcagcagctacCAGCATTTCTGTAAGCATATATGAGAACGTCAGCAATTTGAAGGAAAGGAGCAAAGCCAACGACCTGCTGGTGGAATGCCAAAGCAACCTGAAAACACTGTCCCTCCCCGACGAAGTGGATTTCAGACCCAAATTCTCTCCAAAGAGCGAGGCCATGGTCGAACACCTGAAACCCGTCCTTTCCACCGCTAGTAAAATTCCAGGGGTAGTATACAAAAGCGTTAAGGGGATAAGAACCAACGTAAGAGCATTCAAAGTGGTGAAAGCTAACCCTGGTTTGAAGGCCTTAGCAAAACGGCTCACCACGGCTGGGAGTGCAGCCCGAAACTCAGCAAAGGGGACCAAGCAAGTGTAAAAAGCGTTAGGTGGGACCACCCTTGCCATGTCCAAAGGTGCGAGGGTGTTCGGTGccgcagcagcaggagtttttgTCTTGTTTGATGCCTACAGTCTCGTGAAAGACTCCATCCATTTAACTGAGGGGGCAAAGGCGGAGGCTGCAGCAGATATAAGAGAAAAAGCTAGCCACCTTGAAAAGGACCTTCAGAATCTCAGCGAGCTGTATGAGGAGCTGAAAGGCATGGTGTACCAATAG